Proteins encoded in a region of the Trypanosoma brucei gambiense DAL972 chromosome 4, complete sequence genome:
- a CDS encoding T. brucei spp.-specific protein codes for MLCVDRQVPGTLRRSHYLVRLCCFPPLFPLLRLFRWLIGVVPLIFIFLAGIHTLPSVSVFVRPQRQPTYFPCNEEEGGSEHNRAFRRCTCCLRGATARQKGIMRREWETKVENEEKKRDTNGKEERERSIVLSR; via the coding sequence ATGTTATGCGTGGATAGGCAGGTCCCAGGCACACTCCGCAGGAGTCATTACCTCGTACGATTGTGctgctttccccctctttttcccttacTTCGCCTTTTCCGTTGGCTAATCGGTGTTGTAcctcttatttttatttttcttgccGGTATTCACACCCTTCCATCGGTCAGTGTATTCGTGAGACCACAGCGACAACCCACTTACTTCCCCTGTAACGAGGAGGAAGGTGGGAGTGAGCACAATAGAGCGTTTCGGCGTTGCACTTGTTGTTTACGTGGTGCAACAGCACGTCAAAAGGGAATAATGAGACGAGAATGGGAGACCAAGGtggaaaacgaagaaaagaaaagggacacaaatgggaaggaagaaagggaacgaAGCATTGTGCTTTCGCGTTGA